The stretch of DNA TCGTCGTGGTGGTAGGCCAGGGCCAGGTTGCGGCGCAGGAGCGGGGCGGCGGGTATCCGCAGGTCCGCGTCGACCGGGCGTGGATCGACCACGACACCGGGGTTGAGGACGTTGTCCGGGTCGAAGACGTGCTTGACGGCAGCGAAGAGTTTCATGGCCTCCGGCGAGTACATGAGTGGGAGGAGTTCGCTGCGGGCGCGCCCGTCGCCGTGCTCCCCCGACAGCGATCCGCCGTACCCGGCGACCAACCTGCTTGCCGCCACCAAGAACTCGCGGAAGATGCCGCTGCCGCCGGGCCTGTCCAGCGGCCAGTCGATGCGCACGTGCAGGCATCCGTCACCGAAATGCCCGTACGGCAGGCCGGTGACGCCGTACTCGTCCATCAGCGCGTCGAAGTCGCGGAGGTAGTTTCCCAGCATCGCCGGTGGCACCGCCGCGTCCTCCCACCCGGCGTGTGCCGGCAGTCCGGCGGGGCTGCGCCCGGCGAGGCCGGCGCCATCGGCCCGGATCCGCCACAACTGCGCGGCGCGACCCGCTTCGGTGACCACGAGACTGTCCACGGCGCCGCAGTCGCGTCCGACCTGCCGGGCCGCGGCGATCGTGTCGTCGAGGTCGTCGCCGACGACCTCGACGAACAACCAGGCCGCGCCCGCGGGCAGCGGCGGCACCGCATCCGGGCCGCGGCGCTCCCGCACCACGTCGACGATTCGGGAATCGATGCCCTCGCAGGCCGTCGGATCGAATTTCAGCACCAACGTGGTCGCGTCGCCGGCCGCCGCGATGTTCGGGTAGCCGAGCACGACGAGCACCCGGTGCGCGGGTTCGGTGACCAACCGCACGGTGGCCTGGGTGGCGACGGCCAGGGTGCCCTCGGTGCCGACGAGCATGCGGGTGACGTCGAACCTGTTTTCCGGAAGGAGGTGCTCGAGCGCGTAACCGGACACCTGACGGCCGAACTGGCCGAGCTCGGTGCGGATGGTCGCCAGACCACCGCGGGTGACCTGCTGCAATGCCCTCAGCGCCGGAGATGCCGTCACCTCGCCGGCCGAACCCAATTGCAGCGATTCGCCGGTTCCGGTGAGCACGTGCAGGCCCGTGACGTTGTCCGACGTGCGGCCGTAGCCGAGGGTGCGGGACCCGCAGGCATTGTTGCCGATCATGCCGCCGATGGTGCAGCGGGTGAACGTCGACGGATCGGGCCCGAAGCGCAGGCCGTGCGGTGCCACGGCTTGCTGCAGCACCGTCTGGATCGTGCCCGGTTCGACGGTGGCGGTCTGCGCGTCCGGGTCGATCGAGAGCACCCGGTTCATGTGCCGACTGAAGTCCAGGATCAGTCCCGTTCCGACGGCATTGCCCGCGACGGACGTGCCGCCGCCGCGACTGGTCAGCGGCACCCCCTCCCGGCGGCACACCGCGAGCGCGGCCGCGACCTCCTCGGCACGACGCGGGCGTGCCACGACCAACGGCCGCACCCGGTACAGGGACGCGTCGGACGAATAGGCGGCGCGGGTGGTGCCGTCGGAGAGAACATCGCCCACTCCCGAACGGCGCAGCTCAGCGGCCAATGATTCAGCGGAGATCATTCGTAGCATGCTACATGTTCCTAGCATGCTACGACCAGCCCCTGGTTGTTACAGTGATCGAGTGGCAGACGAAGCGCTCGAACTCGAACCTCTCGCCCCGTTCCCGGGACGGCGAATGGAGCAGGCGATCGCGGCCGTGCGAGCCGCCATCGACGACGGCCGCATGAAGCCGGGTGTGAAGTACTCGGTCTACCAACTCGCCGAGGGCCTGGGCATCTCCCGCACCCCCGTGCGGGACGCGCTGCTCCGGCTCGAGGAAGTGGGACTCATCAAGTTCGAGGCTCGGCAGGGCTTCCGCATCCTGCTCCCCGAGCCCAGGGAGATCGCCGAGATCTTCGCCGTCCGGCTTGCGCTGGAACTTCCCGCCGTTCGCAGGGCCGCCACCGCGGACGACCCCGCATTGCCGGACGCACTACTGCAACAGC from Rhodococcus opacus B4 encodes:
- a CDS encoding FAD-binding and (Fe-S)-binding domain-containing protein, which gives rise to MLRMISAESLAAELRRSGVGDVLSDGTTRAAYSSDASLYRVRPLVVARPRRAEEVAAALAVCRREGVPLTSRGGGTSVAGNAVGTGLILDFSRHMNRVLSIDPDAQTATVEPGTIQTVLQQAVAPHGLRFGPDPSTFTRCTIGGMIGNNACGSRTLGYGRTSDNVTGLHVLTGTGESLQLGSAGEVTASPALRALQQVTRGGLATIRTELGQFGRQVSGYALEHLLPENRFDVTRMLVGTEGTLAVATQATVRLVTEPAHRVLVVLGYPNIAAAGDATTLVLKFDPTACEGIDSRIVDVVRERRGPDAVPPLPAGAAWLFVEVVGDDLDDTIAAARQVGRDCGAVDSLVVTEAGRAAQLWRIRADGAGLAGRSPAGLPAHAGWEDAAVPPAMLGNYLRDFDALMDEYGVTGLPYGHFGDGCLHVRIDWPLDRPGGSGIFREFLVAASRLVAGYGGSLSGEHGDGRARSELLPLMYSPEAMKLFAAVKHVFDPDNVLNPGVVVDPRPVDADLRIPAAPLLRRNLALAYHHDDGDFTQAVHRCTGVGKCRADNTATGGVMCPSYQATREEKDSTRGRARVLQEMINGTAVEGGWRSPEVHDALDLCLSCKGCSSDCPTGVDMAAFKSEVLHQSYKGRLRPASHYSLGWLPRWAKIAGHAPGVVNAAMRIPGIGPLALSAAGVDRRRSIPPFAKQTFRSWFQATEHDRATTGDPVLLFVDSFTNYFTPEVGHATVRVLEAAGYRPQLTDRQQCCGLTWISTGQLTAAKKILGRTVDALSESAAAGMPIVGMEPSCTGVLRSDAAELLGRAAAEPVADATRTLAELLTDRGWEPPSLDGTSVVAQPHCHHHSVMGWSPDAQLLEKAGAQVQRLGGCCGLAGNFGVEKGHYEVSVAVAEQQLLPAVAAADADTTILADGYSCRTQLSDLTDRRGDHLAQLLAARLDADRTRRD
- a CDS encoding GntR family transcriptional regulator, which produces MADEALELEPLAPFPGRRMEQAIAAVRAAIDDGRMKPGVKYSVYQLAEGLGISRTPVRDALLRLEEVGLIKFEARQGFRILLPEPREIAEIFAVRLALELPAVRRAATADDPALPDALLQQQRLMRDAAAVGNEHQFAHHDLGLHDLILDAADNSRARAIVKTLRETTRLLGANTADKTRTLTDIDDEHTPVIDAIIAGNPDKAEAAMRRHLENTGRLLVAQALRTEASDKSVDEIWSAVV